A stretch of Acidimicrobiales bacterium DNA encodes these proteins:
- a CDS encoding S-layer homology domain-containing protein, which produces MRRVRKTVTGLVVVAVWAAVLAVVPATPAAANHFCEEADDDCDAYWWDNVFGSVNITGTQPDTVITATIVTGFPTAQWVWTETGWSSSGVSGVTVSVPGEILGGSGDGWSADAIGGSFVRFSPQGEAGPPPPDRQNCGNPCGPPPGNRWTEGTTMSVTFRSSETGGQVRASFGGNLGYLGWGDTAIRHIDGRDPNRPPVADIVVVDPAGETSSASGEFTLRAGSVDPDGDTLTHDWDFGNDETSSGETVTARYDTPGNYTVTLTSTDPDDAHDEDSELLSVPAPTLSAGITLPSGDESVAVGDEFDATVTLSVQENGVGEISNIGFATMPLDIPDFLEVVGAQPTFPTRLNPGESRSQVVRLKAIAPGEGLLRSRPNGIDAAGGPALVLPGEQTVRVRRLDLDVEVDAGEDDIEIEETADGPQPEQVTVTVTVTNDNDEDVDDVQIAKQLISSLVDGTFLYVEPAALQPFWPVDDEQPGPGAPLPDGTSDGFSLLGDVPANESVSVEYVIDVTDDGVYGLEAQILYTVDDENETSLGETEIEALPDKLAYFTSRMPEGTPDPPTFQSGDSFTVFGDVENRSNTKEIGVTALTPTIEGESMGGGYFIRDTQEFPPPGSCAAPFGGLLEPGATVPLHGQFTTLESKGTRAFFQYQPTFYEFDEENNPIAIEADDLLIDNPRQQVSLRDFVLVEPPPFTLLEAFAGFSVGAGQALIAFVWEPVQFAAWVAKGVLWELPQLAVVNGAYLAKWWLTIPVEEKAAYLADVVAHALEAIDAITIEQVWGSVEAASTAINTQVEQMWNEYLQTWEDGRWFEAFRVIGRVVGEIGLEIATSGALCLAHTDKAQNAVRIQDEIIQASRGVVRTQDELDAIRVGAKLADEELGAFGIPARMAQALRALAGEGYLVTWRPRNPDSLRWLERGAIQKPQPLKIKTVAELDGYLGYDVVTDGGSLVLKRPNPNIDEVLAGVPGDVQELVRQRWQLRMNEWTEFTSPHAVKKRKLPDGTPVTNADGTFVYDTVLDADGNPMPNPNNYLAWDEAGKMPWPGRPLNPDGSPGANIGIDLESNGIDAPSTVWGTNKFGLDPVSGQSDTWIIKAADADGNLRRVTGDLDALDIRHADGRPLTGDEVIDLYERLNDITGLDHGETVTWRLNGQILHPSQIDILAYHGYPNGKSLVQFAPDGNARKVLLDRNLSVFSSTDPRQHYVFFRGGYLSANGALRTLRTNLDTFFPDSLNRLMLLIVPAAWLGDLIDQSDAEPGSGSGQCSWRYGGGSDAALMRYTGSGYEIYNGSTWNPLDVSGVCVDDGLAPASAAADSLVPAAHGGGHEIIVRPHTVIDEPLAAGATSASIFDLSEIPGLLPAGSTWFEKGQIVVIDPGGPNEEFVSLTDVAPLRWSTPLKNDHVEGEWIAVVRDPAEVLSEVEFVDVPDGLWYSDAVDWGARERIVFGTSNGIFEPHLAANRAMLITMLWRAAGSPEVDVAVPFTDVDLDAYYGAALRWAYSLGIVKGTSPTMFSPHDPATRAHVVTVLWRWLGSPAATADNPFGDVESGRFYTKAAIWAGEVGVSTGIASGVFGPYVHADRATVITLIHRALVD; this is translated from the coding sequence ATGCGGCGTGTGCGCAAGACGGTGACGGGCCTGGTGGTGGTCGCGGTGTGGGCGGCAGTGCTCGCCGTTGTTCCCGCAACCCCGGCGGCCGCCAATCACTTCTGCGAGGAGGCGGACGACGACTGCGACGCCTATTGGTGGGACAACGTCTTCGGGTCCGTCAACATCACCGGCACCCAACCCGACACGGTGATCACCGCGACGATCGTGACCGGCTTCCCCACCGCCCAGTGGGTCTGGACCGAGACCGGGTGGAGTTCCAGCGGCGTTTCCGGCGTCACCGTCTCCGTGCCCGGCGAGATCCTCGGGGGCTCCGGCGACGGTTGGAGTGCGGATGCGATCGGCGGCTCGTTCGTCCGCTTCTCCCCGCAGGGGGAGGCCGGCCCGCCCCCGCCGGACCGTCAGAACTGCGGCAACCCCTGTGGCCCTCCGCCCGGGAATCGGTGGACGGAGGGGACGACGATGTCGGTGACATTCCGGTCCTCGGAGACGGGCGGTCAGGTGCGGGCGTCGTTCGGCGGCAACCTCGGCTATCTCGGGTGGGGCGACACCGCCATCCGCCACATCGACGGCCGCGACCCCAACCGACCCCCGGTCGCCGACATCGTGGTCGTCGATCCCGCCGGGGAGACCTCCAGCGCGAGCGGCGAGTTCACGCTGCGGGCCGGGTCGGTCGATCCCGACGGCGACACGCTGACCCACGACTGGGACTTCGGAAACGACGAGACGAGCAGCGGAGAGACGGTCACCGCCCGCTACGACACCCCGGGCAACTACACGGTCACCTTGACGTCGACCGACCCCGACGATGCCCACGACGAGGACAGCGAGCTGTTGTCCGTCCCGGCCCCGACCCTGTCCGCGGGGATCACCCTGCCGTCCGGCGACGAGAGTGTCGCCGTCGGCGACGAGTTCGACGCCACCGTCACGCTTTCGGTGCAGGAGAACGGTGTCGGCGAGATATCCAACATCGGCTTCGCGACCATGCCGCTCGACATCCCGGACTTCCTGGAGGTCGTCGGCGCGCAGCCGACCTTCCCGACCCGGTTGAATCCGGGCGAATCGCGTTCGCAGGTGGTCCGGCTGAAGGCGATCGCACCGGGGGAGGGCCTGCTGCGAAGTCGACCGAACGGCATCGACGCGGCGGGCGGACCGGCGCTCGTACTTCCCGGTGAGCAGACGGTCCGCGTCCGCCGACTCGACCTCGACGTGGAGGTCGACGCCGGCGAGGACGACATCGAGATCGAGGAGACGGCCGATGGGCCCCAGCCCGAGCAGGTGACGGTCACCGTCACGGTCACGAACGACAACGACGAGGACGTCGACGACGTCCAGATCGCCAAGCAGCTGATCTCCTCGCTGGTCGATGGCACGTTCCTCTATGTCGAGCCCGCCGCGCTGCAGCCGTTCTGGCCGGTCGACGACGAGCAGCCCGGCCCCGGCGCGCCCCTGCCGGACGGCACGTCCGACGGTTTCTCGCTGCTCGGCGATGTGCCGGCCAACGAGAGCGTGAGCGTCGAGTACGTGATCGACGTCACCGACGACGGCGTCTACGGCCTCGAGGCGCAGATCCTCTACACGGTCGACGACGAGAACGAGACCTCGCTCGGCGAGACCGAGATCGAGGCCCTGCCCGACAAGCTCGCGTACTTCACGTCGCGGATGCCCGAGGGCACGCCGGATCCGCCGACCTTCCAATCGGGTGACAGCTTCACCGTCTTCGGTGACGTCGAGAACCGCAGCAACACGAAGGAGATCGGCGTCACCGCCCTGACGCCCACCATCGAGGGCGAGTCGATGGGCGGTGGATACTTCATCCGCGACACCCAGGAGTTCCCGCCCCCGGGGTCCTGCGCGGCGCCCTTCGGTGGGCTGCTCGAGCCCGGCGCGACCGTGCCGCTGCACGGGCAGTTCACCACCCTCGAGAGCAAGGGCACGCGAGCGTTCTTCCAGTACCAGCCGACGTTCTACGAGTTCGACGAGGAGAACAACCCGATCGCGATCGAAGCCGACGATCTGCTCATCGACAACCCCCGCCAGCAGGTGTCGTTGCGCGACTTCGTCCTGGTCGAACCCCCACCGTTCACCCTGCTCGAGGCCTTCGCCGGGTTCTCGGTCGGCGCCGGTCAGGCCCTGATCGCCTTCGTCTGGGAACCGGTGCAGTTCGCGGCGTGGGTCGCGAAGGGCGTGCTCTGGGAGTTGCCGCAACTCGCCGTCGTCAACGGCGCCTATCTCGCGAAGTGGTGGTTGACCATCCCGGTGGAGGAGAAGGCCGCGTACCTGGCGGACGTGGTCGCCCACGCGCTCGAGGCGATCGACGCCATCACGATCGAGCAGGTCTGGGGATCGGTCGAGGCGGCGAGCACCGCGATCAACACGCAGGTCGAGCAGATGTGGAACGAGTACCTCCAGACCTGGGAGGACGGCCGGTGGTTCGAGGCGTTCCGGGTGATCGGCCGGGTCGTGGGTGAGATCGGTCTGGAGATCGCGACCTCCGGGGCGCTCTGCCTGGCTCACACGGACAAGGCCCAGAACGCCGTGCGGATCCAGGACGAGATCATCCAGGCGAGCCGCGGCGTCGTCCGCACCCAGGACGAGCTGGACGCGATCCGCGTCGGCGCCAAGCTCGCGGACGAGGAACTCGGGGCGTTCGGCATACCGGCCCGCATGGCCCAGGCCCTCCGGGCCCTCGCTGGTGAGGGCTACCTCGTCACCTGGCGCCCCCGGAACCCCGACTCGCTGCGCTGGCTCGAACGGGGGGCGATCCAGAAGCCGCAGCCGTTGAAGATCAAGACGGTCGCCGAGCTCGACGGGTACCTCGGCTACGACGTGGTCACCGACGGCGGATCGCTCGTCCTCAAGCGGCCGAACCCGAACATCGACGAGGTGCTGGCCGGGGTGCCGGGCGACGTGCAGGAGCTCGTCCGTCAACGCTGGCAGCTGCGCATGAACGAGTGGACCGAGTTCACGTCGCCGCACGCGGTGAAGAAGCGGAAGCTTCCGGACGGCACACCGGTCACGAACGCGGACGGAACGTTCGTGTACGACACGGTGCTCGACGCCGACGGCAACCCGATGCCGAACCCGAACAACTATCTGGCCTGGGACGAGGCGGGCAAGATGCCGTGGCCGGGACGACCCCTCAACCCCGACGGATCGCCGGGCGCCAACATCGGTATCGATCTCGAGTCGAACGGCATCGATGCACCGAGCACCGTCTGGGGGACCAACAAGTTCGGGCTGGACCCGGTCAGCGGGCAGTCCGACACGTGGATCATCAAGGCCGCCGACGCCGATGGCAACCTCCGTCGGGTCACCGGTGACCTCGACGCCCTCGACATCCGTCACGCCGACGGCCGACCGCTCACCGGCGACGAGGTGATCGACCTCTACGAACGCCTCAACGACATCACCGGCCTGGACCACGGCGAGACCGTCACCTGGCGGCTCAACGGCCAGATCCTGCATCCGAGCCAGATCGACATCCTCGCCTACCACGGGTATCCGAACGGCAAGTCGCTGGTGCAGTTCGCGCCCGACGGCAACGCCCGCAAGGTCCTGCTCGACCGCAACCTGTCGGTCTTCAGCTCGACCGATCCCCGTCAGCACTATGTGTTCTTCCGGGGCGGCTACCTGTCGGCCAACGGCGCGCTGCGGACGCTGCGGACCAACCTCGACACGTTCTTCCCCGACTCGCTCAATCGGCTGATGCTGCTGATCGTCCCGGCCGCGTGGCTCGGGGACCTGATCGATCAGTCGGACGCCGAGCCCGGGTCCGGGTCCGGGCAGTGCTCCTGGCGCTACGGCGGCGGCTCGGACGCGGCGCTGATGCGCTACACGGGTTCGGGCTACGAGATCTACAACGGATCGACCTGGAACCCGCTCGACGTGTCGGGCGTGTGCGTGGACGACGGCCTCGCGCCCGCATCGGCCGCGGCGGACTCGCTGGTGCCGGCCGCCCACGGCGGCGGCCACGAGATCATCGTGCGGCCCCACACCGTGATCGACGAGCCGCTCGCGGCGGGCGCCACCTCGGCGTCGATCTTCGATCTGAGTGAGATCCCCGGATTGTTGCCGGCTGGGTCCACCTGGTTCGAGAAGGGTCAGATCGTGGTCATCGATCCCGGCGGCCCGAACGAGGAGTTCGTCTCGCTGACCGATGTCGCGCCGTTGCGCTGGTCGACGCCGTTGAAGAACGACCATGTGGAGGGCGAGTGGATCGCGGTCGTGCGGGATCCGGCCGAGGTGCTCAGCGAGGTCGAGTTCGTCGACGTGCCCGACGGTCTCTGGTACTCCGATGCCGTCGACTGGGGCGCCCGCGAACGGATCGTGTTCGGGACGAGCAACGGCATCTTCGAGCCGCACCTCGCGGCGAATCGGGCGATGCTGATCACCATGCTCTGGCGCGCCGCCGGATCGCCGGAGGTCGACGTCGCCGTGCCGTTCACCGACGTCGATCTCGACGCCTACTACGGCGCCGCGCTGCGCTGGGCCTACTCGCTCGGCATCGTGAAGGGCACGTCACCGACCATGTTCTCGCCCCACGACCCGGCGACCAGAGCCCACGTGGTGACGGTGTTGTGGCGATGGCTCGGCTCGCCCGCGGCCACGGCCGACAATCCGTTCGGGGACGTGGAATCCGGGCGGTTCTACACGAAGGCGGCCATCTGGGCGGGTGAGGTCGGGGTGAGCACGGGCATCGCGTCGGGCGTGTTCGGCCCGTACGTCCACGCGGATCGGGCCACCGTCATCACCCTCATCCACCGGGCGCTCGTGGACTGA
- a CDS encoding CapA family protein: MRIASAIVATCLAATACTNQISVVLATDGALAGADDEIGSDGLTLTGDSVATSSSTSTSTTTTTTEPPPEPIVFGFAGDVQMIGSMAADEPVAGVAELLSAPDLMLVNLETVIGEPGEVGSPPIDKEFIFRSPPETLDQLIEAGVDVVALANNHSWDYGPRGARTTREYVDDSTLIGVGAGTDPATAYAPAYVEVKDQTVGIVSLSRVPCDWSREERAERPEIAWACDRFAVPAIATIATAAANADHTIVMLHAGTEVTDCPDDELRRVIGVYIEAGADVISISHPHVLQGVEVIDGTPVLWSTGNFAFRNRGGRTGRSAVFEVTLGAGDPIVTIRPTVLPGGRAEPAMLGPAIDVVVEVTDRSRGGRVGADGVLVPDPAPSICD, translated from the coding sequence GTGCGGATCGCCTCTGCCATCGTCGCGACGTGCCTCGCCGCGACGGCCTGTACCAACCAGATCAGTGTGGTTCTGGCCACCGACGGGGCGCTCGCCGGGGCCGACGACGAGATCGGGTCGGACGGCCTCACCCTGACCGGGGACTCGGTGGCCACCTCGTCGAGCACCTCCACCTCGACGACCACGACCACCACCGAGCCGCCCCCGGAGCCCATCGTCTTCGGGTTCGCCGGTGACGTGCAGATGATCGGGTCCATGGCGGCCGACGAACCGGTTGCGGGGGTCGCCGAGCTGCTGTCGGCGCCGGACCTCATGCTCGTGAACCTGGAGACGGTCATCGGCGAACCGGGTGAGGTCGGGTCGCCGCCGATCGACAAGGAGTTCATCTTCCGCTCGCCGCCCGAGACGCTCGACCAGCTGATCGAAGCCGGGGTCGACGTCGTCGCTCTCGCCAACAACCACTCGTGGGACTACGGCCCCCGGGGCGCCCGAACGACCCGGGAGTATGTGGACGACTCGACCCTGATCGGCGTGGGCGCGGGTACCGACCCCGCGACCGCCTACGCCCCGGCCTACGTCGAGGTGAAGGACCAGACCGTGGGCATCGTGTCGCTGTCGCGCGTGCCGTGCGACTGGTCGCGCGAGGAGCGAGCCGAGCGCCCCGAGATCGCCTGGGCGTGCGACCGTTTCGCCGTTCCCGCGATCGCCACGATCGCGACCGCCGCGGCGAACGCCGATCACACGATCGTGATGCTCCACGCGGGGACCGAGGTGACGGACTGCCCCGACGACGAGTTGCGCCGCGTGATCGGCGTCTACATCGAGGCCGGGGCCGACGTGATCTCGATCTCGCACCCGCACGTGCTCCAGGGTGTCGAGGTGATCGACGGCACGCCGGTGCTGTGGTCCACGGGCAACTTCGCGTTCCGCAACCGGGGCGGACGGACCGGGCGCAGCGCCGTGTTCGAGGTGACGCTCGGCGCCGGCGACCCGATCGTCACGATCCGCCCGACGGTGCTGCCGGGCGGCCGCGCTGAACCGGCGATGCTCGGACCGGCGATCGACGTCGTCGTGGAGGTGACGGACCGGTCGCGGGGCGGCCGGGTCGGGGCGGACGGCGTGCTCGTTCCCGATCCCGCACCCTCGATCTGCGACTGA
- a CDS encoding DUF4190 domain-containing protein produces the protein MARPDDPAPPGFYADPEDASRERWWDGTAWAAAAGSIQPDATPTHADITPPPPRPNQFALASLILSISWIFFVGSILGVIFGHVAMEQIRESEGREIGRGNAMIGLIVGYIGIAAGLLVLLITLG, from the coding sequence GTGGCCCGCCCCGACGACCCCGCTCCGCCCGGCTTCTACGCCGACCCTGAGGATGCGTCGCGCGAGCGCTGGTGGGACGGCACGGCCTGGGCGGCCGCGGCAGGGTCGATACAGCCGGACGCCACACCGACCCACGCCGACATCACCCCGCCACCGCCGCGGCCGAACCAGTTCGCCCTCGCGTCACTGATCCTGTCGATCTCGTGGATCTTCTTCGTGGGCTCGATCCTCGGCGTGATCTTCGGCCACGTCGCCATGGAACAGATCCGCGAGTCCGAGGGACGCGAGATCGGCCGGGGCAACGCCATGATCGGCCTCATCGTCGGCTACATCGGCATCGCCGCGGGGCTTCTCGTCCTCCTGATCACCCTCGGGTGA
- a CDS encoding RDD family protein: protein MSDMPAPPPPPPGGAPPPPPSGGPAPAGSGNLAGVGQRFGALLIDGIVVGIPFAILFFIALAVAPTELEACTVDGQFGICEVLTGGGVAIVGLAWLIGVVGIVYYFAKGEGAGQTVGKKALNIKVVDAVTGQPIGTGRAVGRYFSRIISGLPCYLGYFWALWDPNRETFHDKIVKTHVVNA, encoded by the coding sequence ATGTCCGACATGCCGGCACCACCGCCACCGCCTCCGGGAGGGGCGCCGCCACCGCCGCCGTCTGGCGGCCCTGCCCCGGCGGGATCCGGGAATCTGGCCGGCGTCGGCCAGCGGTTCGGCGCCCTGCTCATCGACGGGATCGTGGTCGGCATCCCGTTCGCGATCCTGTTCTTCATCGCCCTCGCCGTCGCGCCGACGGAGCTGGAGGCCTGCACGGTCGACGGCCAGTTCGGCATCTGTGAGGTGCTCACCGGGGGCGGCGTCGCGATCGTCGGTCTGGCGTGGCTGATCGGCGTGGTCGGCATCGTCTACTACTTCGCCAAGGGCGAGGGCGCGGGCCAGACGGTCGGCAAGAAGGCGCTGAACATCAAGGTGGTCGACGCGGTGACCGGTCAGCCGATCGGCACCGGTCGCGCCGTGGGGCGCTACTTCTCACGGATCATCTCCGGCCTGCCGTGCTACCTCGGCTACTTCTGGGCCCTCTGGGACCCGAACCGGGAGACGTTCCACGACAAGATCGTCAAGACCCACGTGGTCAACGCGTGA
- the gltX gene encoding glutamate--tRNA ligase yields MSGPRVRFAPAPTGFLHVGSARSALFNWLYARHTGGTFVLRVEDTDEAKTSQEFVDAITEPLTWLGLDWDEGPLFQSERRQQHVDAVNRLVAEGKAYFCDLTREEIEARCEEAGLPAGYHGFSRDREVVDGPGVVVRFRAPDEGSTVVDDVIRGRVEVAHDTIEDFVIRRGDGSPVFLIANAVDDHDMGITHVIRGEDLLNTTPKVLLLWDALGFGEPPTYAHLPLLVNEQRKKLSKRRDDVALADYVARGYLPEAMRNALALLGWGPDDEVEIRPIEEIIEQFTLESVNKAPAFFDPKKLDHINAEYIKAMNHYEFVEAAEPWLTADDAPYPVANYDRVVAVALAEDVQQRVATLAEAPGWLDWLFVDSIDEYDEKSWNKAITKGKVPDRVLDDIAAALADDDFTDRDRLESLVMGVGTALSEELDTRVMSQAPLRIALTGRGAGIPLWEAMTHLGRDVCLARIAAARARID; encoded by the coding sequence GTGTCTGGCCCGCGCGTCCGCTTCGCTCCCGCTCCCACCGGCTTTCTCCATGTCGGCAGCGCCCGCAGCGCGCTGTTCAACTGGCTGTACGCCCGTCACACGGGCGGCACGTTCGTGCTCCGGGTGGAGGACACCGACGAGGCGAAGACCAGCCAGGAGTTCGTCGACGCGATCACCGAGCCGCTCACCTGGCTCGGTCTCGACTGGGACGAGGGGCCGCTCTTCCAGAGCGAGCGCCGCCAGCAGCACGTCGACGCGGTGAATCGGCTCGTCGCCGAGGGCAAGGCGTATTTCTGCGACCTCACCCGCGAGGAGATCGAGGCTCGCTGTGAGGAGGCCGGCCTCCCCGCCGGCTACCACGGCTTCTCCCGCGACCGCGAGGTCGTCGACGGGCCGGGCGTGGTCGTGCGGTTCCGGGCGCCGGACGAGGGCTCGACGGTCGTCGACGACGTGATCCGCGGCCGGGTCGAGGTCGCCCACGACACGATCGAGGACTTCGTGATCCGCCGCGGCGACGGCTCGCCGGTGTTCCTGATCGCCAACGCCGTCGACGATCACGACATGGGCATCACCCACGTGATCCGGGGCGAGGACCTGCTCAACACCACGCCGAAGGTGCTGCTCCTGTGGGATGCGCTCGGCTTCGGCGAGCCGCCCACCTACGCCCACCTGCCGTTGCTGGTCAACGAGCAGCGCAAGAAGCTCTCGAAGCGGCGCGACGACGTCGCCCTCGCCGACTATGTCGCCCGTGGCTATCTGCCCGAGGCGATGCGCAACGCGCTGGCGCTGCTCGGCTGGGGTCCCGACGACGAGGTCGAGATCCGCCCGATCGAGGAGATCATCGAGCAGTTCACGCTCGAGTCGGTCAACAAGGCGCCCGCGTTCTTCGACCCGAAGAAGCTCGACCACATCAACGCCGAGTACATCAAGGCGATGAACCACTATGAGTTCGTGGAGGCGGCCGAGCCGTGGCTCACCGCCGACGACGCCCCCTACCCGGTCGCCAACTACGACCGGGTCGTCGCCGTCGCCCTGGCCGAGGACGTGCAGCAGCGGGTGGCCACGCTCGCCGAGGCGCCGGGCTGGCTCGACTGGCTCTTCGTCGACTCGATCGACGAGTACGACGAGAAGTCGTGGAACAAGGCGATCACCAAGGGCAAGGTGCCCGACCGGGTGCTCGACGACATCGCCGCGGCGCTGGCCGACGACGACTTCACCGACCGCGACCGGCTCGAGTCGCTGGTCATGGGCGTGGGCACCGCACTCTCGGAGGAGCTCGACACCCGGGTCATGTCGCAGGCACCGCTGCGCATCGCGCTCACCGGTCGGGGCGCCGGCATTCCCCTGTGGGAGGCGATGACCCATCTCGGCCGCGACGTCTGCCTCGCCCGCATCGCCGCGGCCCGAGCGAGGATCGACTGA
- a CDS encoding YdcF family protein has product MRLGLPRWLPLRRARRITIVAAAIVAGYVLLTFFQVLQASGEDNRRPADAIVVLGAAQYDGAPSPVLASRLDHAYELWESGVADMIVTTGSNQPGDRFTEGYAGFEYLLLSGVPESELLVVTDGSSSYEQLAATARQLRGLEIGESVVLVSDPYHALRLRQIADQVGLDATVSSTDGGSSIRQLVRETAAVSLGRILGYRRVDNWLGSVG; this is encoded by the coding sequence ATGCGGCTCGGGCTGCCGCGCTGGTTGCCCCTCCGCCGCGCCCGTCGGATCACAATTGTCGCGGCTGCGATCGTGGCCGGATACGTGCTGCTGACGTTCTTCCAGGTCCTGCAGGCCTCGGGGGAGGACAACCGCCGGCCGGCCGATGCGATCGTCGTGCTCGGCGCAGCCCAGTACGACGGCGCCCCGTCGCCGGTCCTCGCCTCGCGGCTCGACCATGCGTACGAACTCTGGGAGAGCGGCGTCGCCGACATGATCGTCACCACCGGCTCGAACCAACCCGGCGATCGTTTCACCGAGGGATACGCCGGCTTCGAGTACCTGTTGCTCTCCGGGGTGCCCGAGAGCGAGTTGCTGGTGGTGACCGACGGTTCGTCGTCCTACGAGCAGCTCGCGGCCACGGCTCGTCAGCTGCGCGGCCTCGAGATCGGCGAGTCCGTCGTCCTCGTCAGCGACCCGTACCACGCGCTTCGGCTTCGCCAGATCGCCGACCAGGTCGGCCTCGACGCCACCGTCTCGTCCACCGACGGCGGCTCGTCGATCCGCCAGCTGGTGCGGGAGACCGCCGCCGTCTCCCTCGGCCGGATCCTCGGCTATCGGCGCGTCGACAACTGGCTTGGATCCGTCGGCTAG
- a CDS encoding S-layer homology domain-containing protein, with translation MTSHLPRSVLTSAVGIALMALLTLALVPLVDPAGATVSPASGRGFPLACPANDDHPFTDVGPADYSNDAVACLHQLGLLNGTSPTTVSPDAVADREQAAALLARLWRAAGNSCIDVVNPFTDLSAQSFAYADVLCIYGAGLTTGTTPTTYDPAGILTRAQAAAFVARLWRALGGECSTAAAPFTDVPADLFARLDIDCLYALGITTGTSATTYGPNDPIPRAQLLTFLGRLIVAAADELGEIEDLDLMSFNIRYDNPDDDPDWSTRLPAILDMLDERQPDVMGIQEGLHHQVLDLAAGLPDYAWIGVGRDDGVTAGEFAAIFYRIDEFAVVDSGTFWLSETPDVVSRGWDAALERIATWAQLRRIGSAETFFVFNTHFDHVGTTARVESAALIAEKVGEIADGKPAFIMGDLNVLPADAALDPIREIMDDSQSTATVTDDVGSFNAFLAPGGLWNIDYIFYDTGTATVHDTVDDDYGVSFISDHFPVTATMKCEPCG, from the coding sequence ATGACGTCTCACCTTCCACGTTCCGTGCTCACCAGCGCGGTCGGCATCGCGCTCATGGCGCTGCTCACGCTCGCGCTCGTTCCGCTCGTCGATCCGGCCGGCGCGACCGTGTCGCCCGCGTCGGGTCGCGGCTTCCCGCTGGCCTGTCCCGCAAACGACGATCATCCGTTCACCGATGTCGGGCCCGCGGACTACAGCAACGACGCCGTGGCGTGCCTGCATCAGCTCGGCCTTCTCAACGGCACGTCGCCGACGACCGTGTCACCGGACGCCGTCGCCGACCGGGAACAGGCAGCCGCACTGCTTGCGCGCCTTTGGCGAGCCGCCGGCAACTCGTGCATCGACGTCGTGAACCCCTTCACCGACCTGAGCGCCCAGTCGTTCGCGTACGCCGACGTTCTCTGCATCTACGGGGCGGGGCTGACGACGGGCACGACACCGACCACCTACGACCCCGCCGGGATCCTGACGCGGGCCCAGGCGGCCGCGTTCGTCGCCCGCCTCTGGCGTGCGCTCGGCGGCGAGTGCAGCACGGCAGCGGCACCGTTCACCGATGTGCCGGCCGATCTGTTCGCCCGGCTCGACATCGACTGCCTCTACGCACTCGGGATCACCACCGGCACGAGCGCCACGACATACGGCCCGAACGACCCGATCCCGCGAGCGCAGCTGCTCACCTTCCTCGGCCGGCTCATCGTCGCCGCCGCTGACGAGCTCGGCGAGATCGAGGATCTCGACCTCATGTCGTTCAACATCCGCTACGACAACCCGGACGACGACCCGGACTGGAGCACCCGACTCCCCGCCATCCTCGACATGCTCGACGAGCGACAGCCCGACGTCATGGGAATCCAGGAGGGCCTCCATCACCAGGTTCTCGATCTCGCGGCCGGTCTTCCCGACTACGCGTGGATCGGGGTCGGCCGCGATGACGGCGTGACCGCCGGCGAGTTCGCCGCGATCTTCTATCGCATCGACGAGTTCGCGGTGGTCGACAGCGGCACCTTCTGGCTGAGCGAGACGCCCGACGTCGTGTCGAGGGGGTGGGACGCGGCGCTGGAACGCATCGCCACCTGGGCACAGCTCCGCCGCATCGGAAGCGCCGAGACGTTCTTCGTCTTCAACACCCACTTCGACCACGTCGGCACGACGGCGCGCGTCGAGTCCGCGGCCTTGATCGCCGAGAAGGTGGGCGAGATCGCGGACGGCAAGCCCGCGTTCATCATGGGCGACCTCAACGTCCTCCCCGCCGACGCCGCGCTCGATCCGATCCGGGAGATCATGGACGACTCGCAGTCCACCGCGACGGTCACCGATGACGTCGGATCGTTCAACGCATTCCTCGCCCCGGGCGGGCTGTGGAACATCGACTACATCTTCTACGACACCGGAACCGCGACCGTCCACGACACCGTCGACGACGACTACGGCGTTTCCTTCATCTCCGACCACTTCCCCGTGACAGCCACCATGAAGTGCGAACCCTGCGGGTAG
- a CDS encoding metalloregulator ArsR/SmtB family transcription factor: MTSAAGPPVFGVKAELFKTLAHPTRVRALEVLADGERSVSDLAAEVEVELPHLSQQLAVLRKGGLVETRREATTVYYAIREPLLVELLAVARRLLISGLEGSTALLDDLRAEDAP, from the coding sequence GTGACGAGCGCAGCAGGCCCTCCGGTGTTCGGCGTCAAGGCCGAACTGTTCAAGACGTTGGCCCATCCGACGCGGGTGCGGGCCCTGGAGGTGTTGGCCGACGGTGAACGCTCGGTGTCGGACCTCGCCGCGGAGGTGGAGGTGGAACTGCCCCACCTGTCCCAACAGCTCGCCGTGTTGCGCAAGGGCGGTCTGGTCGAGACCCGCCGGGAAGCCACGACCGTCTACTACGCGATCCGGGAACCACTCCTCGTCGAGCTGCTCGCCGTCGCCCGCCGCCTTCTGATCTCGGGGCTGGAAGGCTCCACCGCCCTGCTCGACGATCTGCGGGCCGAGGACGCGCCATGA